In one window of Brassica rapa cultivar Chiifu-401-42 chromosome A07, CAAS_Brap_v3.01, whole genome shotgun sequence DNA:
- the LOC103831594 gene encoding F-box protein At1g70590 gives MKQRTWPPGPSEGSRFTSLSFSKLHDKEKRSRFSIRAATTTKSISKSASSSSTPPPPPHDAGDFSMLPFDILTKIAAPLSLPNLQAASSVCRSWRDALQPLRESMLLLRWGKRFKHGRGGVKANLDKALDSFLKGAARGSTLAMVDAGLVYWEKGEKEKAVGLYRRAAELGDAVGQCNLGISYLQGQPSDPKEAMKWLKQSAENGYVRAQYQIALCLHQGRVVQTNLLEATKWYLKAAEGGYVRAMYNISLCYSVGEGLPQNRKLARRWMKRAADHGHSKAQFEHGLALFSEGALLKAVMYLELAERGGETGAGHVKEVVHQQLSATSRDHAINQANNWRALPATR, from the exons atgaagcagaGAACATGGCCACCAGGCCCATCGGAAGGATCCCGATTCACCTCCTTATCCTTCTCAAAGCTCCACGACAAGGAGAAACGAAGCAGATTCTCAATCCGAGCAGCGACGACGACGAAGTCAATCTCAAAAtccgcctcctcctcctccacgcCTCCTCCTCCGCCTCACGACGCCGGAGACTTCTCGATGCTCCCCTTCGACATCCTGACGAAAATCGCGGCGCCGCTGAGCCTCCCGAACCTCCAGGCGGCGTCGTCGGTGTGCAGATCGTGGCGAGACGCGCTCCAGCCGCTGAGGGAGTCGATGCTGCTTCTCCGGTGGGGGAAGCGGTTCAAGCACGGGAGGGGAGGGGTCAAGGCGAACTTGGACAAGGCTCTGGATTCTTTTCTGAAAGGGGCCGCGCGTGGATCCACGCTCGCGATGGTTGACGCGGGGCTTGTGTATTGGGAGAAGGGGGAGAAGGAGAAGGCGGTGGGGTTGTATAGGAGAGCTGCGGAGCTCGGTGATGCCGTTGGTCAGTGCAATTTGGGGATCTCTTATCTTCAAG GTCAACCTTCAGATCCTAAGGAAGCGATGAAGTGGTTGAAACAATCTGCGGAGAACGGTTATGTTAGAGCACAGTATCAGATAGCTCTTTGTTTACACCAAGGCAGGGTCGTGCAGACCAATCTGCTAGAAGCT ACTAAATGGTACCTAAAGGCAGCAGAAGGAGGCTATGTAAGAGCCATGTATAACATTTCGCTTTGTTACTCGGTTGGAGAAGGGTTACCACAAAACCGTAAGCTAGCAAGAAGGTGGATGAAACGCGCAGCTGATCATGGACACAGTAAAGCTCAGTTTGAGCATGGCCTTGCCTTATTTTCT GAAGGAGCATTGTTGAAAGCTGTGATGTACTTAGAACTCGCTGAGCGTGGTGGGGAAACAGGTGCTGGTCACGTCAAGGAAGTTGTACACCAACAGCTTTCTGCAACTTCTCGTGATCATGCCATAAACCAAGCCAATAACTGGCGTGCGTTGCCAGCTACTCGCTGA
- the LOC103831596 gene encoding 60S ribosomal protein L27a-3: protein MTTRFKKNRKKRGHVSAGHGRIGKHRKHPGGRGNAGGMHHHRILFDKYHPGYFGKVGMRYFHKLRNKFFCPIVNLDRLWSLVPEDVKAKATKDKVPLIDVTQHGFFKVLGKGHLPENKPFVVKAKLISKTAEKKIKEAGGAVVLTA from the coding sequence ATGACGACGAGATTCAAGAAGAACAGGAAGAAGCGTGGCCACGTCAGCGCCGGACACGGACGTATCGGAAAGCACCGAAAGCATCCCGGAGGTCGTGGTAACGCCGGAGGTATGCACCACCACAGGATCCTCTTCGACAAGTACCATCCTGGTTACTTCGGTAAAGTTGGTATGCGGTACTTCCACAAGCTTCGCAACAAGTTCTTCTGCCCGATCGTCAACCTCGACAGGCTTTGGTCGTTGGTCCCTGAGGATGTGAAGGCGAAGGCTACCAAGGATAAGGTTCCGTTGATCGACGTGACGCAGCACGGGTTCTTCAAGGTGTTGGGGAAAGGACATTTGCCTGAGAACAAGCCTTTTGTGGTGAAGGCGAAGTTGATCTCGAAGACTGCTGAGAAGAAGATCAAGGAAGCTGGTGGTGCCGTTGTTCTCACTGCTTAG
- the LOC103831597 gene encoding coiled-coil domain-containing protein 124 isoform X2: MPKKMGVNSKAEVARSRKNAAEAEQKDRQTREKEEQYWREAEGPKSKAAKKREEDAEKKAETAAKKAEAKRLAEEEERELEKALKKPDKKVSRVSAPVPKVTEAELIRRREEEQAALAKKAEESKKKQTRMAAEEEYEKMVLVSNTNRDDSIIDARTVDEALAKMSVADNLPVDRHPEKRLKASFKAYEEVEMPRLKEEKPGLTHTQYKDLIWKMWKKSPDNPLNQAAAE; this comes from the exons ATGCCGAAGAAGATGGGAGTCAACAGCAAGGCGGAGGTCGCCAGATCCCGCAAGAACGCCGCCGAGGCGGAGCAGAAGGATCGCCAGACCCGCGAGAAGGAGGAGCAGTACTGGCGCGAGGCGGAGGGCCCCAAATCCAAGGCGGCGAAGAAGCGGGAGGAGGACGCGGAGAAGAAGGCCGAGACCGCCGCCAAGAAAGCGGAGGCGAAGCGTctggcggaggaggaggagagggagCTCGAGAAGGCTCTGAAGAAGCCGGACAAGAAGGTCAGCCGCGTCTCGGCGCCGGTCCCGAAGGTGACGGAGGCGGAGCTGATCAGGAGGCGCGAGGAGGAGCAGGCGGCGCTGGCGAAGAAAGCGGAGGAGTCGAAGAAGAAACAGACGCGCATGGCGGCGGAAGAGGAGTACGAGAAGATGGTGTTGGTGTCGAATACGAATCGCGATGATTCGATCATCGATGCTCGTACCGTTGACGAGGCGCTGGCGAAGATGAGCGTCGCGGATAACCTCCCCGTTGATCGCCACCCGGAGAAAAGGCTCAAGGCTTCCTTTAAG GCTTATGAAGAAGTTGAGATGCCGAGGCTGAAGGAGGAGAAGCCAGGTCTTACTCACACTCAGTACAAGGACTTGATTTGGAAGATGTGGAAGAAGTCTCCTGACAATCCTCTTAACCAG GCTGCTGCTGAGTGA
- the LOC103831597 gene encoding coiled-coil domain-containing protein 124 isoform X1, with translation MPKKMGVNSKAEVARSRKNAAEAEQKDRQTREKEEQYWREAEGPKSKAAKKREEDAEKKAETAAKKAEAKRLAEEEERELEKALKKPDKKVSRVSAPVPKVTEAELIRRREEEQAALAKKAEESKKKQTRMAAEEEYEKMVLVSNTNRDDSIIDARTVDEALAKMSVADNLPVDRHPEKRLKASFKAYEEVEMPRLKEEKPGLTHTQYKDLIWKMWKKSPDNPLNQAAAAE, from the exons ATGCCGAAGAAGATGGGAGTCAACAGCAAGGCGGAGGTCGCCAGATCCCGCAAGAACGCCGCCGAGGCGGAGCAGAAGGATCGCCAGACCCGCGAGAAGGAGGAGCAGTACTGGCGCGAGGCGGAGGGCCCCAAATCCAAGGCGGCGAAGAAGCGGGAGGAGGACGCGGAGAAGAAGGCCGAGACCGCCGCCAAGAAAGCGGAGGCGAAGCGTctggcggaggaggaggagagggagCTCGAGAAGGCTCTGAAGAAGCCGGACAAGAAGGTCAGCCGCGTCTCGGCGCCGGTCCCGAAGGTGACGGAGGCGGAGCTGATCAGGAGGCGCGAGGAGGAGCAGGCGGCGCTGGCGAAGAAAGCGGAGGAGTCGAAGAAGAAACAGACGCGCATGGCGGCGGAAGAGGAGTACGAGAAGATGGTGTTGGTGTCGAATACGAATCGCGATGATTCGATCATCGATGCTCGTACCGTTGACGAGGCGCTGGCGAAGATGAGCGTCGCGGATAACCTCCCCGTTGATCGCCACCCGGAGAAAAGGCTCAAGGCTTCCTTTAAG GCTTATGAAGAAGTTGAGATGCCGAGGCTGAAGGAGGAGAAGCCAGGTCTTACTCACACTCAGTACAAGGACTTGATTTGGAAGATGTGGAAGAAGTCTCCTGACAATCCTCTTAACCAG GCTGCTGCTGCTGAGTGA
- the LOC103831598 gene encoding beta-arabinofuranosyltransferase RAY1 isoform X1, with amino-acid sequence MKLKGLGAGLISVWLSGFLLIALSFYGTLLLSPSLHNPSFSSDSSTAPRITIFTSLHISSSSSFDSQAIHSWLALSSQVKVVLFTQHNNNSSFTDTFGSRLLLDSTVDFTFLGTPFLHSMLARTEAYASDIAVLIDPHTLLLPDFISALNHAHHELDRDWLLVSSSVNIPRFPFHWDQTGRFWRQYNGKRVRFGELQKMISLRSLQSNSSEGGNMIMAWNNVDSPLHCGVLPPFLYQRGTHNQWIVNEALSCKRRFVFDATSTISSVSIGNAEKKFDSRNWEYIGNSHLGKLYGSLSKSYALPKLLKCNKRYILVTASDGFRTREKISACISRSKSRSFLKLDPVKKDQALPPLKFPYDLESLLPLVADKNRTVVLSVAGFSYKDMLMSWVCRARRLAVPNFLVCALDEETYQFAILQGLPVFFDPYAPKNISFNDCHFGSKCFQRVTKVKSRTVLKILKMGYNVLLSDVDVYWFRNPLPLLHSFGPSVLVAQSDEYNTTVPINRPRRLNSGFYFARSDEPTIAAMEKVVKHAATSGLSEQPSFYDTLCGEGGVHRVGNDRCVEPETNLTVHFLDRDLFPNGAYRDIWLKEDVRGECEKNHCYVLHNNWISGRLKKLERQMMKGLWDYDASMRMCV; translated from the exons ATGAAGCTCAAG GGACTAGGAGCTGGGCTGATATCTGTTTGGCTATCTGGGTTTCTCCTAATCGCTCTCTCCTTCTACGGCACTCTTCTTCTCTCCCCTTCTCTCCATAACCCTTCCTTCTCCTCAGATTCTTCCACTGCTCCCAGGATCACCATTTTCACTTCTCTCCatatctcctcctcctcatccttCGATAGCCAAGCTATTCATTCATGGCTCGCTTTGTCTTCCCAAGTCAAAGTTGTTCTCTTCACTCAACACAACAACAACTCTTCCTTCACCGACACTTTTGGTTCCCGTCTTCTCCTCGATTCCACCGTCGATTTCAC GTTTCTTGGCACTCCGTTTCTACACTCAATGCTGGCGAGAACCGAAGCTTATGCATCCGACATAGCTGTCCTAATAGATCCACACACTCTTCTTCTACCAGATTTCATCTCAGCTCTAAACCACGCTCACCACGAGCTTGATCGTGACTGGCTTCTTGTCTCTTCCTCAGTAAACATTCCTCGTTTCCCATTCCACTGGGACCAAACAGGACGTTTCTGGCGTCAGTACAATGGGAAAAGAGTGAGGTTCGGTGAG TTGCAGAAGATGATAAGCTTGCGGAGTTTGCAATCGAATTCTAGTGAAGGAGGCAACATGATTATGGCGTGGAACAATGTTGATTCCCCCTTGCACTGTGGAGTGCTTCCACCTTTTTTGTACCAAAGAGGAACTCACAATCAATGGATCGTTAACGAGGCTTTGTCTTGTAAAAGAAGGTTTGTGTTTGACGCCACTTCCACCATCTCAAGCGTCTCTATAGGCAATGCAGAGAAGAAGTTTGATTCAAGAAACTGGGAGTATATAGGAAACTCTCATCTCGGGAAGCTCTACGGCTCTTTGTCTAAGTCTTATGCTTTACCAAAGCTTTTGAAGTGTAACAAGCGTTACATACTCGTTACTGCTTCAGATGGCTTTAGGACGCGAGAGAAGATCTCAGCTTGTATCAGCAGAAGTAAATCAAGAAGCTTCTTGAAGTTAGATCCTGTGAAGAAAGATCAGGCACTGCCGCCGTTGAAGTTTCCTTATGACCTTGAGTCTCTTCTCCCTTTAGTTGCAGACAAGAACAGAACCGTTGTGCTTTCAGTTGCTGGGTTTAGTTACAAGGACATGCTGATGAGTTGGGTCTGCAGGGCACGTCGCCTCGCTGTTCCAAACTTCTTAGTCTGTGCACTTGATGAAGAAACTTATCAGTTTGCTATATTGCAg GGTCTGCCAGTTTTCTTTGATCCGTACGCACCAAAGAACATTAGCTTCAATGATTGTCACTTTGGATCAAAGTGTTTCCAGAGAGTGACCAAAGTTAAGTCAAGAACAGTTTTGAAGATACTTAAGATGGGCTACAACGTTCTCTTGAGCGATGTAGATGTGTATTGGTTCAGAAACCCATTGCCTCTGCTTCACTCTTTTGGTCCTTCTGTTCTCGTTGCACAGTCTGATGAATACAACACAACAG TACCGATAAACCGACCAAGACGGTTGAATTCAGGATTCTACTTCGCACGTTCAGATGAACCAACGATAGCAGCAATGGAGAAAGTGGTTAAACATGCTGCAACCTCTGGTCTATCAGAGCAGCCTAGCTTCTACGATACACTGTGTGGAGAAGGTGGAGTCCATCGTGTAGGAAACGATAGATGCGTTGAGCCAGAGACGAATCTGACCGTTCATTTCTTGGACAGAGACTTGTTTCCTAACGGAGCTTACAGAGACATATGGCTGAAGGAAGATGTAAGAGGAGAGTGTGAGAAGAACCATTGCTACGTTTTACATAATAACTGGATCAGTGGGAGACTGAAGAAACTTGAACGCCAGATGATGAAAGGTCTATGGGACTATGACGCATCCATGAGGATGTGTGTGTAG
- the LOC103831598 gene encoding beta-arabinofuranosyltransferase RAY1 isoform X2, whose amino-acid sequence MLARTEAYASDIAVLIDPHTLLLPDFISALNHAHHELDRDWLLVSSSVNIPRFPFHWDQTGRFWRQYNGKRVRFGELQKMISLRSLQSNSSEGGNMIMAWNNVDSPLHCGVLPPFLYQRGTHNQWIVNEALSCKRRFVFDATSTISSVSIGNAEKKFDSRNWEYIGNSHLGKLYGSLSKSYALPKLLKCNKRYILVTASDGFRTREKISACISRSKSRSFLKLDPVKKDQALPPLKFPYDLESLLPLVADKNRTVVLSVAGFSYKDMLMSWVCRARRLAVPNFLVCALDEETYQFAILQGLPVFFDPYAPKNISFNDCHFGSKCFQRVTKVKSRTVLKILKMGYNVLLSDVDVYWFRNPLPLLHSFGPSVLVAQSDEYNTTVPINRPRRLNSGFYFARSDEPTIAAMEKVVKHAATSGLSEQPSFYDTLCGEGGVHRVGNDRCVEPETNLTVHFLDRDLFPNGAYRDIWLKEDVRGECEKNHCYVLHNNWISGRLKKLERQMMKGLWDYDASMRMCV is encoded by the exons ATGCTGGCGAGAACCGAAGCTTATGCATCCGACATAGCTGTCCTAATAGATCCACACACTCTTCTTCTACCAGATTTCATCTCAGCTCTAAACCACGCTCACCACGAGCTTGATCGTGACTGGCTTCTTGTCTCTTCCTCAGTAAACATTCCTCGTTTCCCATTCCACTGGGACCAAACAGGACGTTTCTGGCGTCAGTACAATGGGAAAAGAGTGAGGTTCGGTGAG TTGCAGAAGATGATAAGCTTGCGGAGTTTGCAATCGAATTCTAGTGAAGGAGGCAACATGATTATGGCGTGGAACAATGTTGATTCCCCCTTGCACTGTGGAGTGCTTCCACCTTTTTTGTACCAAAGAGGAACTCACAATCAATGGATCGTTAACGAGGCTTTGTCTTGTAAAAGAAGGTTTGTGTTTGACGCCACTTCCACCATCTCAAGCGTCTCTATAGGCAATGCAGAGAAGAAGTTTGATTCAAGAAACTGGGAGTATATAGGAAACTCTCATCTCGGGAAGCTCTACGGCTCTTTGTCTAAGTCTTATGCTTTACCAAAGCTTTTGAAGTGTAACAAGCGTTACATACTCGTTACTGCTTCAGATGGCTTTAGGACGCGAGAGAAGATCTCAGCTTGTATCAGCAGAAGTAAATCAAGAAGCTTCTTGAAGTTAGATCCTGTGAAGAAAGATCAGGCACTGCCGCCGTTGAAGTTTCCTTATGACCTTGAGTCTCTTCTCCCTTTAGTTGCAGACAAGAACAGAACCGTTGTGCTTTCAGTTGCTGGGTTTAGTTACAAGGACATGCTGATGAGTTGGGTCTGCAGGGCACGTCGCCTCGCTGTTCCAAACTTCTTAGTCTGTGCACTTGATGAAGAAACTTATCAGTTTGCTATATTGCAg GGTCTGCCAGTTTTCTTTGATCCGTACGCACCAAAGAACATTAGCTTCAATGATTGTCACTTTGGATCAAAGTGTTTCCAGAGAGTGACCAAAGTTAAGTCAAGAACAGTTTTGAAGATACTTAAGATGGGCTACAACGTTCTCTTGAGCGATGTAGATGTGTATTGGTTCAGAAACCCATTGCCTCTGCTTCACTCTTTTGGTCCTTCTGTTCTCGTTGCACAGTCTGATGAATACAACACAACAG TACCGATAAACCGACCAAGACGGTTGAATTCAGGATTCTACTTCGCACGTTCAGATGAACCAACGATAGCAGCAATGGAGAAAGTGGTTAAACATGCTGCAACCTCTGGTCTATCAGAGCAGCCTAGCTTCTACGATACACTGTGTGGAGAAGGTGGAGTCCATCGTGTAGGAAACGATAGATGCGTTGAGCCAGAGACGAATCTGACCGTTCATTTCTTGGACAGAGACTTGTTTCCTAACGGAGCTTACAGAGACATATGGCTGAAGGAAGATGTAAGAGGAGAGTGTGAGAAGAACCATTGCTACGTTTTACATAATAACTGGATCAGTGGGAGACTGAAGAAACTTGAACGCCAGATGATGAAAGGTCTATGGGACTATGACGCATCCATGAGGATGTGTGTGTAG
- the LOC103831599 gene encoding uncharacterized protein LOC103831599 has protein sequence MTTVKFLCSYGGRIIPRYPDNKLRYHGGHTRVLSVKRSISFAELAVKLGEVCGMKVISLRCQLPTDDLDALVTVSSDEDLANLMEEYDLAATALKIRVFLSPPLSTTSSSSSSNSSTSRSCSPSSPSTVDPKTCPVCVERSHHRNTNKGCYVQRSPSRDQLYLVRN, from the exons ATGACCACCGTTAAATTCCTCTGTAGCTACGGCGGGAGAATCATCCCTCGTTATCCCGACAACAAGCTACGTTACCACGGTGGCCACACACGTGTCCTCTCCGTCAAACGCTCCATATCGTTCGCCG AGCTGGCGGTTAAGCTCGGCGAGGTATGCGGGATGAAGGTGATAAGTCTTCGGTGTCAGTTACCAACGGATGATCTCGACGCGCTTGTCACCGTATCATCCGACGAGGATCTAGCCAACCTCATGGAGGAATATGATCTCGCTGCGACGGCGCTTAAGATCCGTGTTTTCCTTTCTCCTCCGCTTTCAACGacgtcgtcttcttcttcgtcgaacTCATCAACCTCTCGCTCTTGCTCTCCTTCGTCTCCGTCAACTGTGGACCCGAAGACATGTCCGGTCTGTGTAGAGAGATCGCATCATCGCAACACAAACAAGGGATGCTACGTTCAAAGAAGTCCGAGCCGTGATCAGCTCTATCTTGTCCGCAATTGA